In Planifilum fimeticola, the genomic window ACCGATTTCAAGCACAACCTTCGGCACTCCGGAAACAAGTACACTCATCTTGTTTCATTCTTTCCCGGGGGATCTCCGGAATTTGACACGATGGAAGAGATGAATGTTTGTTACCTTGACAGCCCGGCCCCCTTGGCGTAAGATTTGACTAAGTGATCAAATTTTTGTTTGATTGATCAAATCCGTGACAAGTAACAGTTGTGAAGGTCGCGCCGTCTCAAAGGGATTTCGTCCCGGCTTCAGTCGGATTGCCTGGGTGTCGGTTCGGCGAACACCCTCGAGGAGGGATGCATCATCGACAGCAAAAAACGGACGTTCATCTCCGAAGCGAGGCGCGAGCAAATCATGCAGGCCGCCATCCGGACATTGGACGAGATCGGCTTCGCCAGGGCGAGCCTCGCGCAAATCGCCAAACGGGCGGGGATCAGCACCGCACTGATCTCCTATCATTTCGCGGACAAGCTGGACTTGATGAATCATCTGCTGATCAATCTGCTGGAGTCCACATCCCGATACGTCACGGAGCGGGTCAATCGGAAACAGACCCCCGAGCAAAAGCTGAACGCGTTTATCCGGGCCAGCCTCGAATATTTGCGCGACTACCCCGACCGCAGCATCGCCCTCATCGAGATCATCTTCCACGCCAGGACCCCCGACAACGTCCCCTATTACCGGATGGACGATGAGGATGAAGACCCCGCATTGCAGCTCCTCCGGAGCATTTTACGCGAAGGACAGCAACAGGGCGTGTTTGGGGATTTTCATCCGGACGCGATGGCCCATTTCATCCAGGGGGCGATCAGCGAATACATGCTGGACAACTCGATGGCGCGCAGGCTGGATCTGGACACCTACAGCGACGAGCTGATCCGCATCGTCAACAGAGCGGTAAGGAAAGATTCCCATGGCTGACCATCCTCATCCGGGCCGCGCCCGGAAACTTGCTCCCGATCTCGCGCGCGGCTTGATGCTGCTGCTGGTCGCGCTGGCTCACGCCCATCAGTACCTGGAGCCGCCGGGGCGCGTCATCACGGACGGGGATCGCATCGTCGTGTTTTTCCGGCAAATCTTCATCGACGGCCGGGCGTTTCCCGTATTCTTTCTGCTGTTCGGATACGGTTTGGTCCAGATCATGCGGCGGTGCAAGCAAAGGGGGGAGGATTGGAGTGCCATCCGGAGGCTGCTGAAAAGACGGGGATGGTGGTTACTGGTCATCGGGTTTTTGCACGCCGTCACCCTGTTTGATTTCACCATCGGCATCTACGGCTTCGCGACCGTCCTACTCATCGGCACGCTCCGCTGGTCGGACCGCACCGTCAAGTGGGGCGTGATCGCTTCGCTGGCGGTCGTGACCCTGCTCGGTTCCGTGTTTGTCCGCGCCGAATACGACTTGTCCCCGAGTGCCGAGACGGTGAAACCGGGCGTGTGGGAATCCTTGTTCACGCGGATTTTCCTGTGGGTGATCCTCACTCCGCTGATGGTCCATCAAGTCGTTCCGGCCATGTTGATCGGGATGTGGGCGGCCCGCGCCGGCATCCTGGACCATCCCGGAAAGCACCGCCGGCTCCTCGCCCGAACGGCAGCCATCGGCCTTGCGGTCTCCACAGCCGGCGCCATCCCCCTGGCGCTGATCTCCTCCGGGTTCTGGTCCGATCCTTCGGCCGTCGCGAAGACGCTGGTCAGTTCCTTGCACACCGTAACCGGGTACGCTGGCGGGCTCGGATGGGCAGCGCTGATCGGCTGGACGGCGGCCCTGGTCGAGGGAAAACCGCATCCGGTGACGCGGGCCATCGCCGCCGTCGGACAGCGGTCCATGTCCTTTTATATCCTGCAGTCCGTCGTGTTCTGCATCGCGTTTTCACCGGACATCGGCGGCCTCGGGAATCGCGTCGGACAGATCGGAAGCGACGTCGTCGCTTGGCTGACTTGGATGGCTTCGGTCGCGGCCGCGGAGATGATGCGCCGCTCCGGAACGCAGGGACCGGCCGAAGCGATGTTGCGGCGGCTGGTATATAGAAAAAAGAAAAAACAGACGGAAGGTGGGTTATCATGGAGATAGCAAACCGCCACGGGGTTACCGTCACGGGATATTCCCCGGGAGCCAAAATCGGAATGTACGCCGGCTTCGGCGCCGCCGGCCTTGCCGTCGGCTATATGCTGCCGCGTATCGCGGACTGGGCACTCCGGCTGCCCTGGTTTCCCTTCGAGGACACGGCTCGACTCATCCATTCGCTGGACGGTCCGCACTTAAAATGGATATTGGCCTCTCTCGGCCTGTTGGCGGGTTTCGTCCTCGCGTTCATCGCCGTCTGGGAGAGCCTGAAGGCCGCCATCTCCAACCATGAGGTGATTCTGGAACAGGGGAACAACCGCCGGACCTTCCCGCGGCGGGACGTCGCCTCCGTGTTTTTGGACGGCAAAGAGCTCGTCATCCTCGGCACGTCCGGTCACGAGCTGGTCCGGATGCCCGGCGTGGAGCATCCCGAAGACCTGGCGGAGGCGTTTCAAACCCACGCCTACCCGTGGTCGGCGGACGGAGATCCCTTCAAGGACCGGTACCGGCGCTGGGTGCCGGATCTGCCCGAGTTGCCTCCTTCCGCCAACGCGCTGTTGAAGGCGCGGGAAAGGGCGCTGAAAGAAAAAAACAAGAAAGACATCGCCGAATTGCGCGAGGAACTGGCGAAAATCGGGTACATCGTCCGCGACGAAGGGATCAACCAGTATTGGCGGCCGGTCGAAAAGCCCCCGGTGAGCAAAAAATAAATCGGCCCCCGCAATGCAGCCAGGGGCCGAGAGTTGCCCATTCAGCGGCTCATCCGGTTCGGATGCAAAAGGGAATCCCTACAGCCGCCAAGGTCGCCCACTCGATTCCCATCCACGATTTCCTCTTTCGAACGGCTTTTCTTGGACACCGTTATCAAAGGCCCGGAGGACAAGTCTTCCTCCGGGCAGGACAACAAATTGCCCTCTCCCTCTTTACAACGCCTTTTGCAGCTTATAACCCAACATGAACAGCCCCGCCCCTATAATGAGGGACACATACAGCGGAACCGTCAGGACCGGACCGATCGGGGGAATGAGATAGATAACGGCCATAAATGCTCCCGTGGGCACGATCGCAAACAGCCCTGTTATGAGCATCTCCTCGGCTTTGCGAACATCCCTAAAGCAAGACCAGCGCATGTAGTGAAGGGTCAGCAAAGCAAATCCGAAGCCAATCATCAGAGAGACGACGCTTTTAGCGACTACTGAGCCCACATGAACCTCTTGGATCCATGACCCTTTACCCAGC contains:
- a CDS encoding TetR/AcrR family transcriptional regulator, whose product is MQAAIRTLDEIGFARASLAQIAKRAGISTALISYHFADKLDLMNHLLINLLESTSRYVTERVNRKQTPEQKLNAFIRASLEYLRDYPDRSIALIEIIFHARTPDNVPYYRMDDEDEDPALQLLRSILREGQQQGVFGDFHPDAMAHFIQGAISEYMLDNSMARRLDLDTYSDELIRIVNRAVRKDSHG
- a CDS encoding DUF418 domain-containing protein, coding for MADHPHPGRARKLAPDLARGLMLLLVALAHAHQYLEPPGRVITDGDRIVVFFRQIFIDGRAFPVFFLLFGYGLVQIMRRCKQRGEDWSAIRRLLKRRGWWLLVIGFLHAVTLFDFTIGIYGFATVLLIGTLRWSDRTVKWGVIASLAVVTLLGSVFVRAEYDLSPSAETVKPGVWESLFTRIFLWVILTPLMVHQVVPAMLIGMWAARAGILDHPGKHRRLLARTAAIGLAVSTAGAIPLALISSGFWSDPSAVAKTLVSSLHTVTGYAGGLGWAALIGWTAALVEGKPHPVTRAIAAVGQRSMSFYILQSVVFCIAFSPDIGGLGNRVGQIGSDVVAWLTWMASVAAAEMMRRSGTQGPAEAMLRRLVYRKKKKQTEGGLSWR
- a CDS encoding YqeB family protein, with the protein product MEIANRHGVTVTGYSPGAKIGMYAGFGAAGLAVGYMLPRIADWALRLPWFPFEDTARLIHSLDGPHLKWILASLGLLAGFVLAFIAVWESLKAAISNHEVILEQGNNRRTFPRRDVASVFLDGKELVILGTSGHELVRMPGVEHPEDLAEAFQTHAYPWSADGDPFKDRYRRWVPDLPELPPSANALLKARERALKEKNKKDIAELREELAKIGYIVRDEGINQYWRPVEKPPVSKK